In Musa acuminata AAA Group cultivar baxijiao chromosome BXJ2-3, Cavendish_Baxijiao_AAA, whole genome shotgun sequence, the following proteins share a genomic window:
- the LOC103977049 gene encoding triose phosphate/phosphate translocator, chloroplastic isoform X1, giving the protein MATTGAISSAGSGIAGLLRLPRKATRDLAFAAHATARPAGSVTDGGNLIWGRQLRPALLHLDKSSPPTRRVLLRPVAAAASSSPAEGGDSVGETKVGFAAKYPALVTGFFFFMWYFLNVIFNIINKKLYNYFPYPYFVSVIHLFVGVVYCLVSWTVGLPKRAPIDSNLLKLLIPVAVCHAIGHVTSNVSFAAVAVSFTHTIKALEPFFNAAASQFILGQQIPLTLWLSLAPVVLGVSMASLTELSFNWTGFISAMISNVSFTYRSIYSKKAMTDMDSTNVYAYISIIALFVCIPPAILVEGPQLMQYGFKDAIAKVGLTKFISDLFWVGMFYHLYNQLATNTLERVAPLTHAVGNVLKRVFVIGFSIIVFGNKISTQTGIGTCIAIAGVAIYSYIKAKMEEEKRQMKAA; this is encoded by the exons ATGGCGACGACGGGGGCCATCTCGAGTGCCGGCAGCGGCATCGCCGGCTTGCTCCGCCTCCCGAGGAAGGCGACGAGGGACCTGGCCTTCGCCGCGCACGCCACCGCCCGCCCTGCCGGTTCCGTCACCGACGGCGGGAACCTCATCTGGGGCCGCCAGCTCCGTCCGGCGCTGCTCCACCTCGACAAGTCATCCCCGCCGACGAGGCGGGTGCTGCTCCGCCCGGTGGCCGCCGCCGCGTCCTCCTCGCCGGCCGAAGGTGGCGATTCCGTCGG GGAAACTAAGGTGGGCTTCGCCGCCAAGTACCCCGCTCTGGTcaccggcttcttcttcttcatgtg GTATTTTTTGAATGTGATATTTAACATCATCAACAAGAAGCTCTACAATTATTTCCCCTACCCGTA CTTCGTGTCGGTGATACACTTGTTCGTGGGCGTGGTGTATTGTTTAGTGAGCTGGACCGTCGGTCTTCCCAAGCGTGCT CCGATCGACTCAAATCTCTTGAAGCTGCTCATCCCTGTTGCCGTCTGCCATGCCATCGGCCATGTTACTAGCAATGTTTCATTTGCTGCTGTTGCAGTCTCATTTACTCACACAATCAAGG CACTGGAACCCTTCTTCAATGCAGCAGCTTCTCAGTTCATCCTTGGACAACAGATACCTTTGACGTTGTGGTTATCTTTGGCCCCAGTTGTACTTG GTGTCTCAATGGCATCCCTTACGGAACTATCATTCAATTGGACTGGCTTCATTAGTGCCATGATCTCAAACGTCTCCTTCACTTACAGGAGCATCTATTCCAAGAAAGCTATG ACTGACATGGACAGCACAaatgtatatgcatacatatcGATCATTGCGCTTTTTGTTTGTATCCCGCCTGCAATTCTG GTTGAGGGACCTCAACTGATGCAGTATGGCTTTAAGGATGCAATTGCCAAAGTAGGTTTAACAAAGTTCATCTCCGATCTGTTCTGGGTGGGAATGTTTTATCACCTATACAACCAG TTGGCAACCAACACCTTGGAACGAGTCGCTCCTCTCACGCACGCGGTTGGAAATGTTCTGAAGCGTGTGTTCGTGATTGGTTTCTCAATCATAGTATTTG GAAACAAGATTTCAACGCAGACGGGCATTGGGACTTGTATTGCAATTGCAGGAGTTGCCATCTACTCCTACATTAAGGCAAAGATGGAAGAGGAGAAAAGA CAAATGAAAGCTGCATGA
- the LOC103977049 gene encoding triose phosphate/phosphate translocator, chloroplastic isoform X2, which translates to MWYFLNVIFNIINKKLYNYFPYPYFVSVIHLFVGVVYCLVSWTVGLPKRAPIDSNLLKLLIPVAVCHAIGHVTSNVSFAAVAVSFTHTIKALEPFFNAAASQFILGQQIPLTLWLSLAPVVLGVSMASLTELSFNWTGFISAMISNVSFTYRSIYSKKAMTDMDSTNVYAYISIIALFVCIPPAILVEGPQLMQYGFKDAIAKVGLTKFISDLFWVGMFYHLYNQLATNTLERVAPLTHAVGNVLKRVFVIGFSIIVFGNKISTQTGIGTCIAIAGVAIYSYIKAKMEEEKRQMKAA; encoded by the exons atgtg GTATTTTTTGAATGTGATATTTAACATCATCAACAAGAAGCTCTACAATTATTTCCCCTACCCGTA CTTCGTGTCGGTGATACACTTGTTCGTGGGCGTGGTGTATTGTTTAGTGAGCTGGACCGTCGGTCTTCCCAAGCGTGCT CCGATCGACTCAAATCTCTTGAAGCTGCTCATCCCTGTTGCCGTCTGCCATGCCATCGGCCATGTTACTAGCAATGTTTCATTTGCTGCTGTTGCAGTCTCATTTACTCACACAATCAAGG CACTGGAACCCTTCTTCAATGCAGCAGCTTCTCAGTTCATCCTTGGACAACAGATACCTTTGACGTTGTGGTTATCTTTGGCCCCAGTTGTACTTG GTGTCTCAATGGCATCCCTTACGGAACTATCATTCAATTGGACTGGCTTCATTAGTGCCATGATCTCAAACGTCTCCTTCACTTACAGGAGCATCTATTCCAAGAAAGCTATG ACTGACATGGACAGCACAaatgtatatgcatacatatcGATCATTGCGCTTTTTGTTTGTATCCCGCCTGCAATTCTG GTTGAGGGACCTCAACTGATGCAGTATGGCTTTAAGGATGCAATTGCCAAAGTAGGTTTAACAAAGTTCATCTCCGATCTGTTCTGGGTGGGAATGTTTTATCACCTATACAACCAG TTGGCAACCAACACCTTGGAACGAGTCGCTCCTCTCACGCACGCGGTTGGAAATGTTCTGAAGCGTGTGTTCGTGATTGGTTTCTCAATCATAGTATTTG GAAACAAGATTTCAACGCAGACGGGCATTGGGACTTGTATTGCAATTGCAGGAGTTGCCATCTACTCCTACATTAAGGCAAAGATGGAAGAGGAGAAAAGA CAAATGAAAGCTGCATGA
- the LOC135606843 gene encoding uncharacterized protein At4g28440-like gives MATTAQQHGHEGSKPAMRKPVFTKVDQLKPGTSGHTLVVKVVSSNTVLQKGHAASAHLRHTRIAECLLGDDTASIVFTARNEQVDLLRSGATVILRNAKIDMFRGCMRLAVDKWGRVEVTEPADFAVNEENNLSTVEYELVNVGQE, from the exons ATGGCGACGACGGCGCAGCAACACGGCCACGAAGGGTCCAAGCCGGCCATGAGGAAGCCGGTGTTCACCAAGGTGGACCAGTTGAAGCCAGGGACCAGCGGCCACACTCTCGTCGTCAAGGTGGTCAGCTCCAACACGGTGCTCCAAAAGGGCCACGCCGCCTCCGCGCACCTCCGCCATACTCGTATCGCCGAGTGCCTCCTCGGCGACGACACCGCCTCCATCGTCTTCACCGCGCGCAACGAACAAG TTGACTTGTTGAGATCTGGTGCTACTGTCATACTGCGCAATGCAAAGATTGACATGTTCAGGGGTTGCATGAGGCTGGCCGTTGATAAGTGGGGCCGAGTTGAGGTTACTGAACCTGCTGATTTTGCGGTGAACGAGGAGAACAATTTATCGACGGTGGAGTATGAGCTGGTGAATGTCGGCCAAGAATGA
- the LOC135606851 gene encoding nicotianamine aminotransferase 1-like yields MEKDGGGVAAGEWRFQPNESLMAASSLSVRGVLTEIVANIDNESEDTRPRIPLGHGDPSVFPCFRTAPEAVDAVVSALRSGQYNCYPPCVGLAPARRAIADYLSGDLPYKLSPDDVYLTNGCAQAIEIVVSVLARPGANILLPRPGYQFYAARAAYNGIEVRYFNLLPESKWEVDLDGLEALADENTVAMVIVNPGNPCGNTFTYQHLAKATNTAKKLGIMIIADEVYEHLTFGSNPFVPMGMFGEVVPVLTLGSISKRWVVPGWRLGWIVTNDPNGVLNQTKIVECLKNYLDISCDPATFVQGAIPQIIKNTNDDFLRHTISVLRQTADICYDKLKEIDCISCPSKPEGTMFVMVKLDLSRLEGIHDDMDFCSKLAKEELVIVLPGCAVGFKNWLRITFAVDPSSLEDGLERLKSFCLKHSKRS; encoded by the exons ATGGAGAAGGACGGCGGCGGTGTCGCGGCTGGGGAGTGGAGGTTTCAGCCCAACGAATCGCTGATGGCCGCCTCCTCCCTGTCCGTCCGAGGGGTCCTCACCGAGATCGTGGCCAACATAGATAACGAGTCGGAGGACACCCGGCCCAGGATCCCCCTCGGCCACGGCGACCCCTCGGTGTTCCCCTGCTTCCGGACCGCTCCCGAGGCCGTCGACGCCGTCGTCTCCGCCCTCCGGTCGGGTCAGTACAACTGCTACCCTCCCTGCGTCGGCCTCGCCCCCGCAagaag AGCAATTGCAGACTACCTTTCTGGTGATCTCCCTTACAAGCTATCCCCTGATGATGTTTACCTCACAAATGGTTGTGCTCAAGCGATAGAAATAGTAGTCTCTGTCCTTGCTCGCCCTGGTGCAAACATTTTACTGCCCAGGCCAGGATATCAGTTTTATGCTGCGCGAGCTGCCTATAATGGAATTGAGGTCAGATACTTCAATCTTCTCCCAGAGAGTAAATGGGAGGTTGACCTCGATGGCCTGGAAGCCCTTGCAGATGAGAACACTGTTGCTATGGTCATTGTCAACCCTGGAAATCCCTGTGGAAACACCTTTACCTATCAACATTTGGCCAAGGCAA CCAACACTGCAAAGAAGCTTGGCATTATGATCATTGCAGATGAAGTATACGAGCACTTGACCTTTGGGAGTAACCCCTTTGTACCGATGGGAATGTTTGGTGAAGTTGTCCCAGTTCTTACTTTAGGCTCTATATCAAAGAGATGGGTAGTCCCTGGTTGGCGTTTGGGCTGGATCGTTACAAATGATCCTAATGGAGTACTTAACCAGACAAAG ATTGTGGAATGCCTTAAGAATTATCTCGATATCTCATGCGATCCTGCAACTTTTGTTCAG GGTGCAATTCCTCAGATAATCAAAAACACTAACGATGATTTCCTTAGACACACCATCAGTGTCTTGAGGCAAACAGCAGATATTTGTTATGATAAACTGAAGGAAATTGACTGCATCAGTTGCCCGAGTAAACCTGAAGGCACCATGTTCGTGATG GTGAAACTGGATTTATCTCGTTTGGAGGGCATACATGATGATATGGACTTCTGCTCCAAGCTGGCCAAGGAGGAACTAGTAATTGTTCTTCCAG GGTGTGCTGTGGGATTCAAGAACTGGCTTCGCATCACATTTGCCGTGGACCCGTCCTCTCTAGAAGATGGCCTTGAGAGGCTCAAGTCTTTCTGCCTGAAGCACTCCAAGAGAAGCTAA
- the LOC135606852 gene encoding CASP-like protein 1C1 — protein MVKASSRLFSLLLRLLAAAATLCATVIMATSHDSTTLFGLTLDAKFQYTPSFKFFVVANAIGCGYSLVVLFVPPTSSLSRLVIVLDVMVAMLLTAAIAAAGALAQLGKRGNSHAGWLPTCGQIPSFCHHVMGALICALVGVVAYLLLLLHTIHTVLTPLFP, from the exons ATGGTCAAGGCTTCTTCAAgactcttctctcttcttctccggCTCTTAGCTGCTGCAGCCACCCTCTGCGCAACCGTCATCATGGCCACCAGTCATGACTCCACCACCCTCTTTGGCCTCACCTTGGACGCCAAGTTCCAGTACACTCCTTCCTTCAA GTTCTTCGTGGTGGCGAACGCGATCGGATGCGGCTATAGCCTCGTCGTCCTCTTCGTGCCTCCGACGAGCTCGTTGTCGAGGTTGGTCATCGTGCTCGACGTG ATGGTTGCGATGCTGCTGACGGCGGCCATCGCGGCGGCCGGAGCCTTGGCACAGCTAGGAAAGAGGGGGAACTCGCACGCCGGATGGCTGCCCACCTGTGGACAGATTCCAAGCTTCTGTCACCACGTCATGGGAGCTCTTATCTGTGCCTTGGTTGGTGTCGTGGCctaccttcttctccttctccacacCATTCACACGGTGCTGACTCCTCTTTTCCCATGA
- the LOC135606847 gene encoding protein NLP3-like, producing the protein MESGPSISADSPPRSARPPPMPAPDDEGRRDTPPSSVGAREIMDVDLDLDHPDSWPFDPLALIASPTSFPFPFPSPPSPLWLFEDRAFDASALIADCQRLLAGNSETTNGNTNRRDNKTVEVQLLAEDDSSALYLMKERMAQALRYLKESTDQHVLVQVWAPVRNGNRYVLTTSEQPFVLDPQSTGLLQYRTVSLRYIFSVDGDGDLGLPGRVFRQKMPEWTPNVQYYSSKEYPRLCHALNYDVRGTLALPVFEPSAQFCVGVVELIMTSQKVNYAGEVDKVCKALEAVNLKSFEIMKNPSVQICNEGRQAALAEILQTIAMVCEKYKLPLAQTWVPCRHRTILADGGGSKKSCSSFDGSCMGQVCMSTTDVAFHVIDAHLWGFREACVEHHLQKGQGVAGMSFALRRPCFSKDITQFCKIEYPLVHYARMFKLRSCFAICLQSSYTGNDDYLLEFFLPLECKTFGEQQALLKSMISLMTKCFHSLRPSIDVEPQEGKAFDLDVFAIEYQELEPKFINIVSYEGRHSESSEIKSNEGLDDPVHEENKVPEISEEHLTVNANVGKNGNIVVDTIGSASCSSSLINKKNKPLEKRRGKAEKTISLEVLQQYFCGSLKDAAKSLGVCPTTMKRICRQHGISRWPSRKINKVNRSLSKLKQVIESVQGADSAFNLTTLTGSLPVGVGSTTWTANVDELKQSKITKSLHLSERCKETSMRGPSYTEYPSTGLRESVDSHSNIQLEPGKDIPSSKSRSSSGQGSTSTPASEGSCHGSPINDTHECNQIVSSSLEAGTKPSLDATKPCARVPNAFVLCSTSDAILMEPQATIGGILNGDSGSAKDLNIICAPTREGCHDEDVAPVPAKPVQMQDLVTVTIKASYKGNIIRFRLPSTAGVVILKNEISKRLKMDVSMFDIKYMDDDREWVTLSCTADLEECIELSRQSGGNPIRLLVSDLHSNFGSSCESSRGR; encoded by the exons ATGGAATCGGGGCCTTCCATTTCGGCCGACTCGCCACCGCGGTCCGCCCGTCCGCCCCCGATGCCAGCCCCCGACGACGAGGGTCGCCGGGATACCCCGCCGTCATCCGTCGGCGCGCGCGAGATCATGGACGTCGACCTCGACCTCGACCACCCGGACTCGTGGCCGTTCGATCCGCTGGCACTCATTGCCAGCCCGACGTCGTTCCCGTTCCCGTTCCCGTCGCCTCCCTCCCCTCTGTGGCTCTTCGAAGACAGAGCCTTCGATGCATCTGCTCTGATTGCGGATTGCCAGCGACTCCTCGCGG GAAATTCTGAGACAACAAATGGAAATACCAATCGACGTGACAACAAAACAGTGGAGGTTCAATTGTTAGCAGAGGACGATTCCAGTGCTCTGTACTTGATGAAAGAGAGGATGGCTCAGGCGCTTCGATACCTCAAAGAGTCAACAGATCAGCATGTGCTTGTTCAGGTATGGGCACCTGTGAGAAATGGGAATCGATATGTCCTTACGACTTCAGAACAACCATTTGTTTTAGATCCTCAGAGTACTGGACTCCTTCAATACCGGACAGTGTCTTTGAGATACATCTTCTCAGTTGATGGTGATGGAGATCTTGGCCTCCCTGGTCGTGTGTTTAGGCAGAAAATGCCCGAATGGACACCAAATGTACAGTATTACAGTAGCAAGGAGTACCCACGTCTTTGCCATGCCCTCAATTATGATGTACGGGGGACCTTGGCTTTGCCAGTTTTTGAACCTTCAGCTCAGTTTTGTGTTGGAGTAGTAGAGCTTATAATGACATCACAAAAGGTTAATTATGCTGGAGAGGTTGACAAAGTTTGTAAAGCTCTTGAG GCAGTAAATCTGAAAAGCTTTGAAATTATGAAGAATCCATCTGTTCAG ATATGCAATGAAGGTCGCCAAGCTGCTCTGGCTGAAATATTGCAAACCATTGCTATGGTCTGTGAAAAATACAAATTGCCTTTGGCTCAGACTTGGGTTCCATGTAGGCATCGAACTATTCTTGCAGATGGTGGTGGTTCAAAAAAGAGCTGCTCCAGCTTTGATGGTAGTTGCATGGGACAAGTTTGCATGTCAACAACTGATGTTGCCTTTCATGTTATTGATGCACACTTGTGGGGATTCAGGGAGGCTTGCGTAGAACATCATCTACAAAAGGGTCAAGGAGTTGCTGGCATGTCATTTGCGTTACGCAGGCCATGTTTCTCTAAGGATATTACTCAGTTTTGTAAAATTGAATATCCTCTTGTACACTATGCTAGAATGTTTAAACTGCGTAGCTGTTTTGCCATATGCTTACAGAGCAGTTACACGGGAAATGATGATTATTTGTTGGAGTTCTTTTTGCCACTAGAGTGCAAGACATTTGGTGAGCAACAGGCTTTATTAAAGTCAATGATATCTTTGATGACAAAATGTTTTCACAGTTTGAGACCAAGCATTGATGTGGAACCACAAGAGGGAAAAGCCTTTGATCTTGACGTGTTTGCTATTGAATATCAAGAACTGGAACCTAAATTCATCAATATTGTGAGCTATGAAGGTCGTCATTCTGAATCCTCTGAAATTAAATCAAACGAAGGGCTCGATGATCCAGTGCATGAGGAAAACAAAGTTCCTGAAATCTCGGAAGAACATTTGACAGTAAATGCTAATGTTGGTAAGAATGGCAACATAGTTGTTGATACAATTGGTAGTGCCAGTTGTAGTTCTTCATTGATCAACAAGAAGAACAAACCACTTGAAAAAAGACGAGGAAAAGCTGAGAAAACAATCAGCTTGGAGGTTCTTCAGCAGTATTTTTGTGGGAGTTTGAAGGATGCTGCAAAGAGCCTTGGTG TATGTCCAACAACCATGAAACGCATCTGTAGGCAGCATGGTATCTCTCGTTGGCCATCTCGAAAGATCAACAAAGTTAACCGATCTCTTTCCAAATTAAAGCAAGTTATTGAGTCAGTTCAAGGTGCAGATTCAGCATTTAATTTGACCACTCTCACGGGTTCACTTCCTGTTGGTGTTGGATCTACAACTTGGACTGCCAATGTGGATGAACTGAAACAGAGCAAAATTACCAAATCATTGCACCTTAGTGAAAGATGTAAAGAGACATCTATGCGTGGACCATCCTATACTGAATATCCATCAACTGGTCTACGAGAATCAGTTGACAGTCATAGCAACATACAACTTGAGCCTGGTAAGGATATCCCCTCTTCAAAATCTAGAAGCTCTTCAGGGCAAGGGAGCACAAGCACACCTGCTTCTGAAGGTTCGTGCCATGGAAGTCCGATTAATGATACCCAtgaatgtaatcaaattgtttctTCCAGCTTAGAGGCTGGAACTAAACCTTCATTAGATGCCACCAAGCCATGTGCTCGAGTTCCGAATGCTTTCGTCCTTTGCTCAACATCTGATGCTATTTTAATGGAACCACAAGCCACAATCGGTGGAATTCTTAACGGGGATTCTGGAAGCGCCAAAGATCTAAACATTATATGTGCTCCTACAAGGGAGGGTTGTCATGATGAAGATGTGGCCCCTGTTCCAGCAAAACCTGTGCAAATGCAAGATCTGGTAACTGTGACCATAAAGGCAAGTTACAAGGGGAACATAATAAGATTTCGACTGCCAAGCACTGCTGGTGTTGTCATATTAAAAAATGAAATATCGAAGAGACTGAAGATGGATGTCAGCATGTTTGACATCAAGTATATGGACGACGACCGTGAGTGGGTTACCCTGTCTTGTACTGCAGATTTGGAAGAGTGCATAGAACTTTCCCGACAATCAGGTGGAAATCCAATCAGGTTATTGGTCAGTGACCTGCATTCCAACTTTGGAAGTTCTTGTGAGAGCTCACGTGGACGCTAA